A genomic segment from Dechloromonas denitrificans encodes:
- a CDS encoding branched-chain amino acid ABC transporter permease, giving the protein MNFFLEVLIGGLLSGVMYALVALGFVMIYKASGVFNFAQGAMVYLAALSVVGCMEKGAPLWLAIILAFVVMTLFGIATEKYVLRKLVNQPPIALFMATIGLAFFIEGLAPMIFGSEPRALDLGIVDEPIPWVLDNWNMVISKFDLVASGVGAILVATLALFFQYTRVGRALRAVADDHQAALSIGIPLQNIWAIVWGVAGFVALVAGMMWGARNGVQFALTFTALKALPVLILGGFTSVPGAIVGGLIIGASEKLAEIYIPPVMQDLFGGNFGGIEGWFPYVLALLFLLVRPEGLFGEKHIDRV; this is encoded by the coding sequence CGTCATGATCTACAAGGCATCCGGGGTGTTCAACTTTGCCCAGGGTGCGATGGTTTACCTGGCCGCACTGTCGGTCGTCGGCTGCATGGAAAAGGGCGCGCCACTCTGGTTGGCGATCATCCTGGCCTTTGTCGTGATGACGCTGTTCGGTATCGCCACGGAAAAATACGTGCTGCGCAAACTGGTCAACCAGCCGCCCATCGCCTTGTTCATGGCGACCATCGGCCTGGCCTTTTTCATTGAAGGTCTGGCCCCGATGATTTTCGGCAGCGAGCCGCGTGCGCTGGATCTGGGTATTGTCGATGAGCCGATTCCCTGGGTGCTCGACAACTGGAACATGGTCATTTCCAAGTTCGATCTGGTGGCTTCCGGTGTCGGTGCCATCCTGGTTGCCACGCTGGCCCTGTTTTTCCAATACACCCGCGTTGGCCGTGCTTTGCGCGCTGTGGCAGACGATCACCAGGCCGCTCTGTCGATCGGTATTCCGTTGCAGAACATCTGGGCGATTGTCTGGGGCGTCGCCGGCTTTGTCGCGCTGGTCGCCGGCATGATGTGGGGCGCGCGCAATGGTGTGCAGTTTGCGCTTACTTTCACGGCATTGAAGGCTTTGCCTGTTCTGATTCTCGGGGGATTCACCTCGGTGCCGGGGGCGATCGTCGGTGGCCTGATCATCGGTGCCTCGGAGAAACTGGCTGAAATCTACATTCCGCCGGTCATGCAGGATTTATTCGGTGGCAATTTCGGTGGCATCGAGGGCTGGTTCCCTTACGTGCTGGCCTTGCTGTTCCTTCTCGTCAGGCCGGAAGGCTTGTTCGGCGAGAAACACATCGACCGCGTGTAA
- a CDS encoding branched-chain amino acid ABC transporter permease codes for MLYREAGQFKTTYAADQQLFPIRQDRIGVITLLLVAFIGVPLFASEYWFSAILIPFLIFSLAALGLNILTGYAGQLSLGSAAFMAVGAYAAYNFQLRIEGIPLIVSFICGGLTAAGVGILFGLPSLRIKGFYLAVATLAAQFFIVWCLTKFPWLSNNSSSGVISTQKLIIFGHELTTPTEKYLLVLSIVVFLALAAKNMVRSTTGRAWMAVRDMDVAASVIGIRLMPTKLLAFAVSSFYCGVAGALYAFCYLGSVEPDGFSLEMSFKILFMIIIGGVGSIMGSFLGAAFILLLPVFLDIALPFLAGLFGLPFSSATVSHIQITVFGALIMFFLIVEPHGLARLWQIAKEKLRLWPFPH; via the coding sequence ATGCTTTATCGTGAAGCCGGTCAGTTCAAGACGACCTATGCTGCCGACCAGCAGCTCTTTCCCATCCGCCAGGATCGCATCGGGGTCATTACCCTGCTGCTCGTTGCTTTCATCGGCGTGCCGCTGTTTGCCAGCGAATACTGGTTCTCGGCCATCCTGATTCCCTTCCTGATTTTTTCGCTGGCCGCACTGGGCCTGAATATCCTGACTGGCTATGCCGGCCAGTTGTCGCTAGGTTCGGCCGCTTTCATGGCGGTCGGGGCGTACGCCGCGTACAACTTCCAGTTGCGCATCGAAGGTATTCCGCTGATCGTTTCCTTCATCTGCGGCGGGTTGACCGCAGCAGGGGTCGGTATCCTGTTCGGCTTGCCCAGCTTGCGCATCAAGGGCTTCTACCTGGCGGTGGCGACACTGGCGGCACAGTTCTTCATCGTCTGGTGCCTGACCAAGTTTCCCTGGTTGTCGAACAACTCGTCGTCCGGCGTGATCTCGACCCAGAAACTGATCATCTTTGGCCACGAACTGACCACGCCGACCGAAAAATATCTGCTTGTGCTGTCGATCGTCGTTTTCCTGGCCCTGGCGGCCAAGAACATGGTGCGCTCGACAACCGGCCGGGCCTGGATGGCAGTCCGCGACATGGACGTGGCGGCCTCGGTCATCGGTATCCGCCTGATGCCGACCAAGCTGCTCGCCTTCGCCGTCAGTTCCTTCTACTGCGGTGTGGCCGGTGCGTTGTACGCCTTCTGTTACCTCGGCTCGGTCGAGCCGGATGGTTTCTCGCTCGAAATGTCGTTCAAGATCCTGTTCATGATCATCATCGGTGGTGTCGGTTCGATCATGGGCAGCTTCCTCGGGGCAGCTTTCATTCTGCTGCTCCCGGTCTTCCTTGATATTGCCTTGCCTTTCCTGGCCGGATTGTTTGGCCTGCCGTTTTCCAGCGCTACCGTGTCGCACATCCAGATTACGGTGTTCGGTGCGCTGATCATGTTCTTCCTGATCGTCGAGCCGCACGGGTTGGCCCGTCTGTGGCAAATCGCCAAGGAGAAACTGCGTCTGTGGCCGTTCCCGCACTGA
- a CDS encoding ABC transporter substrate-binding protein, with amino-acid sequence MIKSFKPALTAIAVSLAMLSQSAVAAEEQFFPTISYRVGPYGANGQSFYGGFVDYLNYINIKEKGVNGVQLTSEECETEYNNAKGVECYERLKSKAKVSSGPIHTMSTGISYALIEKSAQDKLPLAMMGYGRTDAVDGSVFPYAFPLVTTYQMQASAIVKFIKEKNGGNLAGKKIVYLYHDSAYGKEAIVALQAEAGLNKFDLVQIPVAHPGNEQGAQWLKIRQEKPDYVIFWGWGVMNQTALKAAQKVGYPREKMIGSWWTGSEEDVVPAGDAAKGYMAATWNVAGKDVPVIADIEKVVYGAGKGNLQDKAKIGTILYNRGVSAAVLSVESIRKAQEKYGKGKAMTGEQVRWALENLNITEARLKTLGATNLLPEIKTSCDNHEGSGKVKIQQWDGAKWVSASDWIEGNKALIHPLFQASAKQYAKEKGITPRDCSKEK; translated from the coding sequence ATGATCAAAAGCTTCAAGCCCGCCCTGACCGCGATTGCGGTATCCCTGGCCATGCTGTCGCAGTCTGCCGTGGCCGCAGAAGAGCAGTTCTTTCCGACGATCAGCTATCGCGTTGGTCCTTATGGTGCGAATGGCCAGTCTTTCTACGGTGGCTTCGTCGACTACCTGAATTACATCAACATCAAGGAAAAGGGCGTCAATGGCGTCCAGCTGACTTCCGAAGAGTGCGAAACCGAGTACAACAACGCCAAAGGCGTCGAGTGCTATGAGCGTCTGAAATCCAAGGCCAAGGTTTCCTCCGGTCCGATCCACACGATGTCTACCGGCATTTCCTATGCGCTGATCGAGAAGTCGGCCCAGGACAAGCTGCCGCTGGCGATGATGGGCTATGGCCGGACCGACGCGGTCGACGGCTCGGTATTTCCGTATGCCTTCCCGCTGGTGACGACTTATCAGATGCAGGCGTCTGCCATCGTCAAGTTCATCAAGGAAAAGAACGGCGGCAATCTGGCCGGCAAGAAGATCGTTTACCTCTATCACGACTCTGCTTATGGCAAGGAAGCCATCGTTGCACTGCAGGCAGAGGCTGGTCTGAACAAGTTTGATCTGGTCCAGATTCCGGTCGCCCATCCGGGTAACGAGCAAGGCGCCCAGTGGCTGAAGATTCGCCAGGAAAAGCCGGATTACGTGATTTTCTGGGGCTGGGGGGTGATGAACCAGACCGCGCTGAAGGCTGCCCAGAAGGTCGGTTATCCGCGTGAAAAGATGATCGGCTCATGGTGGACCGGTTCCGAAGAAGATGTCGTGCCAGCCGGTGATGCCGCCAAGGGTTACATGGCTGCGACCTGGAATGTGGCTGGCAAGGATGTGCCGGTTATCGCCGACATCGAAAAGGTGGTCTATGGCGCCGGCAAGGGCAACCTGCAGGACAAGGCCAAAATCGGCACCATTCTTTATAACCGTGGCGTTTCGGCTGCCGTGCTGTCGGTCGAGTCGATCCGCAAGGCGCAGGAAAAGTATGGCAAGGGCAAAGCGATGACCGGTGAGCAGGTGCGCTGGGCGCTGGAAAACCTGAACATTACCGAAGCCCGCCTGAAGACACTGGGTGCGACCAACCTGCTGCCGGAAATCAAGACTTCCTGCGATAACCACGAAGGTTCCGGCAAGGTGAAGATTCAGCAGTGGGACGGTGCCAAGTGGGTTTCTGCCTCTGACTGGATCGAGGGTAACAAGGCATTGATCCACCCGCTTTTCCAGGCCTCTGCCAAGCAGTACGCCAAGGAAAAGGGCATCACGCCGCGCGATTGCTCCAAGGAAAAGTAA
- a CDS encoding ABC transporter ATP-binding protein, whose protein sequence is MSTQTAAAAVDHYLSINNIEVIYDHVILVLKGVSLNVPKGKIVALLGANGAGKSTTLKAISNLLHAERGDVTKGSVEYKGERIDQLTPNELVKRGVIQVMEGRHCFGHLTIEENLLTGAYTRSISRAELKDSLDKVYHYFPRLKTRRTSQAGYTSGGEQQMCAIGRALMAKPEMILLDEPSMGLAPQIVEEIFEIVKDLNSRENVSFLLAEQNTMVALKYADFGYILENGRVVMEGEAEDLRTNEDVKEFYLGLSSAGRKSFKDVKHYRRRKRWLS, encoded by the coding sequence ATGAGTACACAAACTGCCGCTGCTGCGGTCGACCACTATCTGAGCATCAATAACATCGAGGTCATCTACGACCACGTGATTCTGGTGCTCAAGGGCGTTTCGCTCAACGTTCCCAAGGGCAAGATCGTTGCCCTGCTGGGTGCCAACGGGGCGGGTAAATCGACCACGCTGAAAGCCATTTCGAACCTGCTGCACGCCGAACGCGGCGATGTCACCAAGGGTTCGGTCGAATACAAGGGCGAGCGCATCGACCAGCTGACGCCGAACGAGCTGGTCAAGCGCGGCGTCATCCAGGTCATGGAGGGCCGGCATTGTTTCGGTCACCTGACCATCGAGGAAAACCTGCTGACCGGCGCCTATACGCGCTCGATCTCGCGTGCCGAGCTGAAGGACAGTCTCGACAAGGTTTATCACTATTTTCCGCGTCTCAAGACGCGGCGCACTTCGCAGGCCGGCTATACCTCCGGCGGCGAGCAGCAGATGTGCGCCATTGGCCGGGCCTTGATGGCCAAGCCGGAAATGATCCTGCTTGACGAACCATCGATGGGCCTGGCGCCACAGATCGTCGAGGAAATCTTCGAGATCGTCAAAGACCTGAATTCTCGCGAAAACGTCAGTTTCTTGCTGGCCGAACAGAACACCATGGTCGCGCTGAAATATGCCGATTTTGGCTACATCCTTGAAAACGGCCGGGTCGTGATGGAAGGCGAGGCCGAGGATCTGCGGACCAACGAGGACGTCAAGGAGTTCTATTTGGGGCTGAGTTCGGCTGGGCGTAAATCCTTCAAGGACGTCAAACACTACAGACGCCGTAAACGCTGGCTGTCGTAA